GAACGCGTTGGCCGTGATCGTAAACGTGTAAGTGTGTATCCAGAAGTTCAAGAAGCATAAAGTTAAAGCTCTGACGATTATTTAGACATAATCGTCAGAGCTTTTTTGTTTGTAATGGAGAACAAGATTTCAGGATAATAGTAGAAAAGCAAAAAATATGGTAAGTTTTATACGTTATATTTGTGAGTAATAATGAGAGTTATATGTCAACGGAGGTACCGAATGGGACAAGATATAACAGAGATGACTTTTGAACATTGGACACAAGTAAAGGCGATCTATGAAGAAGGGATCACTTCAAAAATAGCTACCTTTGAAACTAAAGCACCTACATGGGAAGAATGGGACTCTTCCCATTTGTCTCACTGTCGTTTAGTAATGGTCACTGGTAAGATAGTTATAGGTTGGGCAGCTTTAACGCTCGTGTCTAGTCGATGTGTGTATGCGGGAGTGGCGGAAGTGAGTATATATGTGAAAGGGAGTGAAAGAGGACAAGGTATTGGTTCAGTCCTTTTGAACGAACTCATTAAGCAAAGTGAAAAGGAACGTATATGGACACTACAAGCGGGGATATTTCCAGAAAATAAAGCAAGTCTGCAACTTCATTATAACAATGGTTTTCGTTTAGTTGGTAGGCGTGAAAGAATTGCTAAACTTAATGGTAATTGGAAAGACGTATTGTTATTGGAACGCCGTAGCTTAATAACAGGGGTAATATAGAAATAAGGAGGTAAATGAGATGAAGGTAACTGTTATAGGGTATTGGGGAGCTTATCCTGAAGCCAATGAAGCAACGAGCTCTTTTCTTGTAGAAGAGGGAGAGACTAAAGTATTACTTGATTGTGGTAGTGGGGCGGTGGCTAAATTACAAAACAAGATTGAATTAAAAGAGTTAGATGCTGTCATTTTAAGTCATTACCATCATGATCATATGGCAGATTTAGGTGTGTTAACCTACAGTCGCATCGTTGACATAAACTTAGAAAAAACAGATAGACCACTCCAAATTTTTGCTCACAACTATGATAAGGAAGCATTTGATTCATTAGGGAATGATACTTATACATCAGTAATCGCCTATAATGAATCTACACCTTTAATCATAGGTCCCCTCAAGGTGAGTTTTCAAAAAACTGCCCATCCTGTAACCTGTTATGCGATGAAGGTAGAAAGTCAACTTACAAATAAAGTGCTTGTTTATACAGCTGATACGGCATTTGAAGAATCACTTATTCCTTTCGCTGAGAAGGCTAATTTATTAATTGCTGAAACAAGCTTTTACGCTGGTCAAGATGGCCGGAAATTTGGGCATATGACGAGCGAAGAAGTAGCTAAATTAGCGACTGCTTCTCAAGCTAAGTCTGTACTTCTAAGTCATTTACCCCACTTTGGCTTCCATCATCAGCTTAAGTCAGAAGTTCAAAGAGGGTATAGTAGGGAGGTTAATCTGGCCTCATCAGGAGCTATTTTTCACTTGTAATCCAATGTGGTGAAATAGATAGAACTCATATTTCCCTAATCAAATCTTATGCAGTTAAAGAAGCACCACTAGTGTCCGAAGCGACGCTAGTGGTGCTTCTTTAACCACAACCTTTACAAACACTTTACAAAGCATTTACTTACTATTCAATCTTCCTTAATATATGAAACTTATACTTTAAGTGTGGTCAAGCGATCATAACATACTAGTCTCGTTAAGAGGAGGAAGTTGAAATTGAAAAAGTACAGCTTATCATTTTTAATGGCAGGGCTTATGGTAGTCACTGCGGCCTGCGGTGGTAACGAAAATACGGCAGGGGGAGACAGCAACACTAATTCAAGTAAAACTAATAACAATGATTCGTCATCTGAAGAGTTGTCTGGAACAGTTATTATTGACGGTTCTGGGACGGTATATCCTTTAATGTCTAGAATAGCAGAAGAGTATATGGTAGAAGAACAAGAAGGCGTCAGTGTGGAAGTGAGTCGCGGCGGAACAAGTGCTGGAATGAGCCGATTTGTAGCTGGCGAAACAG
The DNA window shown above is from Salipaludibacillus agaradhaerens and carries:
- a CDS encoding GNAT family N-acetyltransferase is translated as MGQDITEMTFEHWTQVKAIYEEGITSKIATFETKAPTWEEWDSSHLSHCRLVMVTGKIVIGWAALTLVSSRCVYAGVAEVSIYVKGSERGQGIGSVLLNELIKQSEKERIWTLQAGIFPENKASLQLHYNNGFRLVGRRERIAKLNGNWKDVLLLERRSLITGVI
- a CDS encoding MBL fold metallo-hydrolase, translated to MKVTVIGYWGAYPEANEATSSFLVEEGETKVLLDCGSGAVAKLQNKIELKELDAVILSHYHHDHMADLGVLTYSRIVDINLEKTDRPLQIFAHNYDKEAFDSLGNDTYTSVIAYNESTPLIIGPLKVSFQKTAHPVTCYAMKVESQLTNKVLVYTADTAFEESLIPFAEKANLLIAETSFYAGQDGRKFGHMTSEEVAKLATASQAKSVLLSHLPHFGFHHQLKSEVQRGYSREVNLASSGAIFHL